AACAGTATTTAATAACGTCATTAATACATTAACAAAGTTTCTATAAAGTAAGACACATTGGTGCTGAAGTACGTCTGGTGGCCTTTTGATCTCACCTATGAGGACAGGTCTTTACAAAACCACATAGGGAACATGGCAGTTGTCAGGTGAACTACACATCTAAAATATGCAGAGGTAATAGCATTACATGTTAAAGTATCaagatatacacattttaaacCATTTGTACAAAACTCtataaatttttctctctctcttatgtACAAAAATATCTTAATATATCCCCAAACTGGTTAGGATAGATACAAATAGATTCttcttataataaaaaaaattcacaaaagatTGGAAGCATTCTATGATGAAAATGGTAGAAAAGGTGGTGTGAGGGAGTGGAGcttggggacccccccccccaccaattgGGGCTTTAAAGGACTGAGTATAGCACAATTTCACTGAAGAAAAGTGTCCAAAGCTTATCAGGGTGGGGGCAAACAGAGACGAAAGACACCAACCCATTTCTAGAGGGCTATGAACTGCGCTCTCAGGGAGGGCAGGAAGGTCAGCTCTGCCTGTTAGTGGTGGGTGGGAGTTTCTACAGGGCGTGTGCTGCTCCTTTCTGCCAGGAGCCCACTAGTTTTGCACACAAGTGGCATTTTGTGCATTGACTCAGGCCCTAGTCACTCTTTCTATCTCCGTGAATGGTTGGAGTGCAGAGATACTGTTCTGAGTGCATCCTTGTTTTGCCAGAGCCTTGCTTCGCATGTGACGCTTAGTTGGCATAGAGGTTGGTTGCCTGGaatttgtttgctttcttcttctcttcttttttctgcttttctcccaACATCGCTGACGAGAAAGCACTAAAGATGCAGGTTGTGCGATGGCCCTATAACGGTAAGAAGAGCAGGAGACGTTAGTGTGAACCCTGAGGCTGGTGCTGGGAGGAAATGGAGGATTAGGGGAAGATCTGTCAAGGTAGAGTGCCTCTTTTGACAAGTCCTAGTACTCGGGTCCCCAGCATGTCCCCACCTCACCTCTACCCTCTGGTCTTTGGAGACCTGAGCAAAGCCACTCTCAGTAGCCAAgactgaaactaacacaccagGATTTGAAACCGACAAACTTTAACCAATCCTTTAGATCCAGCCCCCTCCCTCGTCTCCGTGGAGACAGTCCCCCTCCTCCAGAAGAAAAAGGATGGAGGCAGGAacaaccaccaccatcacacCCCCCCTCCTTCACTCCAAAGTGCAACCTACCCGCTTCCAAAGTCCATTCGCACCAGGGCCTGACCAGGCCGAGCCCCTCAGAACCAGTTGGTGAAGTCGAGCAGTTCTTGCTCCTCTGGGCTGAGCGGGTCGTAAGAGCCCTCGTCCGACGAGTAGGATGAGACCGGCGAGCCGGCCATGGAGTTCATGTCGTTGGAGTAGTTGGGGGAGATGGTGGGCGACAGGACGCCAGCCTGGAAGGCGGCGCTCACCGCGTCATGCTCatccagcagctgctgcagcgCACGGATGTACTCGACCGCCGAGCGCAGCGTCTCCACCTTGCTCATCTTCTTGTTGGCCGCGCCGTTGGGGACGTGCTCCCGCAGGGTGGCGAAGCCCAGGTTGACCAGCTTGACCCGGTTGCGCTCGCGCTCGTTGCGGCGCGCCACGGCGGCCGGCTGCTGCTGCGGCAGGCTGTAGCCGAAGCCGCTGAAGTTGAGCCGGCGTTTGCAGCGCATCAGTTCGGGCGAGGACGAGCGCTGTCGCTTGACTTGCTTGGGCCCTGACTTGTGACCGCCCCCTGAGGGCTGGCCGTCGCCCGCGGGGCTAAGCTGCGGCGCCTGCGGCGGCGGCTGCTGAGCGCTCTGCGCCGCCGCGGCCGCagccgccgcagccgccgcgGCGGCCGTGGCAAAGAAGCAGGCTGCGGGCGGCAGGAAAGGCTGCTGGGGCTGCGGCTGGGGCTGCtggcccgcgccgccgccgctctCCATCTTGGCAGAGCTCTCCATGCGCGGCGACGGCCAAGGAGTCGCGGGATGGGAGCGAGCGGGGACGCGAGGCGCAGGGCGCGCGCGAGGGGACACAGACAGGacgggggggaggggaagggggggcacGAACGGAGTGGCAGACaaggggagagatggagagggagccCGGAGGGAAGttgcaaaaatacaaaatcctCGGGAGACTTCTTAGGGTGGGAGCAAAGAAGGTGCAAatgcttttcctcctccctccactcctcctccctctcctcctcccttcgCGGGTTGGCTTCGGGAGCCTCGCGTGGCGCTCGCGTGTGTGGCTGCCGCTAGCgccttcttgttttaaaaaaaacaaaaaacaaaaaaaaaagaaagaaaaaaacgcaGAAGAAGCAAAAGTCAGTGGTGAGCGCGCTCTGCTGAGTCTTCTGTCCCACTGCCCCTAGGGCTGCGCTCTCTTGCGCCGGGTCTCGGTCTCTCCAGCCGCGGCTCGCGctgtttgtattattttgttaaccctctttctttctaatttccttctttcccttgcCCTCCCTGGCCGGCTCCTGGTCGGTGCGCCTTCCACGTTCCCTGGCCAGAAGTGAGAGAGTGCTGGGCGGCCGGAGTGCGGCCGCCTTTTCAATGGGACACCCAGCCCCACGCGCAGCCCTGGCCCCGCCTCGCCCCCCACTCCCCGCTGCTGCGGCGAGCGGCTGCagcccccactccccctcccttacctcctcctcccacccactccctaaactccccctcctcctctcccttccccccgcCCGTTCCCTGCGCCCGTTCCTTGCAAACTCCCCATTCAGCCGGGTTTGTTGTTGCAGTGCGTGCGCCTGGCGCGTGCCGGACTCCCGGCTGAATAAACAGGCGGCGCGCTCAGGGCGGGCTGCAGCCGGGGGTGGTTCTAGAAAGGGGGGGCCAGCGTCGCTGGAGGGGCGAATAACTCTGGAAATTGGGGGTGTACAGTTGGAAAGGTTTGGGGTGAAGGGACCCGGGATTCTCCTGAGAACTTGAAGAAAAGCACTGGGAAGGGTTTGCGCAGAAAAAGTGACACGGGGCGGTGTGGAGGCTGGGAACCGTGGggctccattttctctcttttcttctcccccaTTGCCTCTCTCTTGGGGGTTTTCGATGTTCTTGAGAGCGGAAGTAAATGTGCTAATGCAATTCAGAAAGGTGGAGAGAACCCCCGTGGAACTAAGTAGATaagacctgggttctagtcccAGCACATCCTCTCACTAGCTCTGTGGTTCTTGGCAAGCGTCAtcctctccgagcctcagtttcctcctctgtaacagAAGGAGTTTGGGTTAGATGGCCTGATGTCCCACCCAGGTGTTAAAAACTAGGAGATGCTCCCTATAAGTGACCAAGTGTGGAGGAGGTCAAGAGGAAGGGAAGCGATTGCGTTGCGAATTCGTTATGATCCTGGCTGTAGAGAGGTGTGTGTGGCAAGGATACATTCTTTCCAGACCCGCTTAGGGGGTTGAATAACAAGGGGAGCGCTTTCGGGTCTTCCCGGGGCTGATCTGAGAAAAAAGATGGGAGGGTGGTGGAGCTTTGGGGGGTGCGGGTTGTTAGGCGCCGCCGCAGGCACCTCGGCGGCCTTGGCGCAGCCTCCATCCCGCCCCAGGCGTGTGCCCGGCAGGCCGATGGCAGGCGACTGGGAGCCGAGCCCGGCGGGGCCGCGTGCTGGCGCCGCGAGGGAGGAGGAGGCGCTTGCAGCCTTCGCTCGGCCTCTTGGACAGCGCCCACCCAGGCGCccttcctgggccctgggccctggcgcTCTCTGGCCGAGCCTGGTCCAGCTTCGGACTCTCCTTGGGACGCGGTGCTGTGGGGGAGAAGGACGGAGCAGCCGGTCCCACCTCTGTAGGGCTCTGgcggaggcagaggaagaaggctGGCGCGCATCGCAGCTCGAGTCTGCATAGATAGAAGCAGAGGGTTACCGTCCGGTTGGTGTGTCCACTAGAAATAAGCAGTTTTGGTGAGAGACCTGGGTGCAAGGATGCCTGCGGGAAATTATCAGGCTAATTGCTTCTCATTCAACTTCCCTTTGGGGAGAGAGGACTTTCTAAAAGATTGCTGGGGTGACCCAGGGAGCCCCCTTTGGTATATGTGACCGACTCTGAGTGCAGTGGTGCTGGTGACAGCAGTAAGAGGGGCTCCCCAGGTAAAtctcccctcttctctgcctcagtATCTTCTTTGAAAACAGGTGGTTTGGGCAAGCATAGGACTGAAGGGTGCCAACAGAGATCAGTTCTGTAAACCTTCCTAAGCACACAGCCCCCTTCCCCACGTGACCTGCGGCCTGCCAACCCCACAGGACAGGGCTGAACTCCTTGGGATTTACACCTCTggtctctcctcccacccccaccccagggaggaGCTGAGCAGCCCCAGATTAGATCTGTCTCCTCTTCCAGGAAATATGGGAGGCCTTGAGGCCTAAAGCAGTGGGGGAGCACCATGCACTTTCCAACAGAAGGAAGCCTTGGAGCACCTGGCAGAAGAGGAGGGCCGTTCAGGCCCATCCTGCCACCCACTTGTCGCTGCTGTGAGCCCTGGGTTCCAGGCAGCTAGGAGGCATCTAGGAAAGGCCTCCTCTGGCCCAATCGAGGTGTCTTTAGCAAAAcagtcaggggctgggggagggggcacagggcaGGCGGCCAATATCTACACATCTAAGTGCCTTTTCTTTCACATCAGGTTGTATCATGTGCCCTGAGCTTCTTTCCAATTCAGACTCGATCTTATTCCACACCTGACAAGGCCCACACTTCTGGCTCTACCACCATTCATTTTGCATTAACCTTAACGGCTGCAGCCCTCAGTTTCCCAACCACGGGACAAGCATTCTCCCGCTCATTTCAAGGCCTAACTAGGTGCGGGGAAAATCTGCCCATAGCCCGCGTGTGTTCTTGGTTTGCTTCTCGGGGGGCACAGAGATCTCATTATCAGCGACTTCAAGGCCAAAGCATACtcccaaccacacacacacacacacacacacacacacacacacacacacgccatgCCATGGGCACTCCAACAGAAGCGCCAACTAGTGAGGCTGTGCATTGTCGTGGCCCTGTGCATTGGCCTCCACCCAGGAGAAAAGACAGCGGGCGCTGGGATCCTTCCGGCCCAAGCCAGGGAACATTTGTCCCTATTCTTCCCGTGCCAGCCCTGAGCCAAAATCCCGTCCTCACCCTCCCCACTGCCACATCCTCAGCCTGCTTCCTTCCTTACATGCTTTGCAGACTCTCCAAGAACCAACGCTTTcgctccctctgctccctccgACTCAAGTAAACACAAAGGATCCTCCCTGCCCATCACCATCCTCTCCACCTTCTCCACCTCTAAGGTAGAGCAGTCTAGAATCTTTTTTTAAGGGGCTTGGCCTCTGCCGTTAGGGACTGTGCACTCACTATCATGGAAAGTTTAAGATGCTCTTCCGCTGAAGTTGCCTTTCTGAACGTTTCACCAATTTGGAGTAAAGGACGGAGGACCAAGAGCCTCAATTCTGTGACCTAGAtttgacctccccccccccaacacacaccatTATACACCTAAGAGAGCTGCCACATACTCTCccagacgggggggggggggggggtaaagcAGATGGACCTGATTTGGTACTCAAACTTTGTGACCGAAGAGCTGTGACGCTGAGTAAATAGCCTACACGCTGCACTTGGTTTCCTCAACGGCATGCCTGTGATTATAGCGCCTACTGCCCAGGGTCTTCCAAGTTCAAAGAAATGCATGTGATTCTAGACCTCTGAACTAGGTCACATAGAAGGAGAGGAATAGGAATAGCCTTTCTGAAACAAGGAAGAAGGCACTGCCCACACAGCCCATCTGGGAAGGCGTTTATGGGAAGAGGCTGCATAGCTCTCTTTCTAGAACCACACTGTGCTAATTGCTCCAGCCATTGTTGATCCAAAGCCACCCTGTCCCACTGTCCGAGCAGCCAGGAGAGGGTAATTCCTGCCCTTCTTGAGGaatggttgttgttgttgtttttaacataAATTCTACCAAGTCAGATCAGATACAGACAAGTTCATGGCTGGCATGGGAAAGGGCTCTAGCAGAGCCAGTGGCCCTGACCTCCAGCTCTCCGTGGCTTCCTTGACACCCAGTGGACCTGCCTCTGAGCACATTGACCTGACCGGGCCTTACCTGTGTGGGACATTCAAGGTCCCATTTCTCTACAAGTGGAGGACGAAGAAAACACCTTACAAAAGGCATGTTCAGTACTTTCGTCCTTGTCTGGAGCAGTGGCAGTCCCTTTGCTTATCTGTCAAGACTGTCAGGAGAATTAAATCTGATACTGTTTGTGAATTCACTTTGCAAATCCCTCCACACATATCAGAGATTGCCATTCCTCTGATGGGGAGACAGGAcactgaccccccccccgccccagtgtgTATACCCAGAATACGGACATCCCAGAAACTGgggaggttcctctttctcctccaataCAAAAAAGGCCTTAATTTCTGCCTTTGGACCCCGCCTCTATGTTAGAGACTCCTGGAGCTGGACCACACCTTAGTTTAAAACTTATCTGCATTCAACACTAGGACCTTCTTGGGGACATGCCTTTCCTAGTGATGGAGAGGAAGCAGCCGCCCCGAAGATCTGAAGCACTGGTGACCCGGTCTCCTGCCATTTCTCTCTACTCAGAGTTGAAGGCCAGGCCCCCTCTGCTCCCACACTCCCCTCATGCTCTGTAACTATGCACCTTCTCATGTGGCAAGGAGATGGGCCTCGTCTCTTTATAAAAGTGCCTCCGTGCTTTTTCTTCAGAGGGAGGGGCGTTCATATTAAAAGCGAAACTAGGTTTCCTATGGAATGAATcccttaacaaaattttatttatagcgGATGCTGAGTAAGGGGTACAGAGAGTACAAAGGGGAACACAGGCCTTCGAGTTGGCTTGACCCGATTTCTGGGTACAACCTTCAGGGTTGGTGAGCGCTAAGCCCCGTAAAGCGGAGGTTCGAGAAAAATGAGTGTGCAGAGAATTCACCGCAGATACCACATGTCCAGGAGCTATAACACAGGGTCTCTGTCCCAGTGCGTCTACTGCTCCAAGCCTATGCTTGACGCTGCCGTACCCGGGGAAAAGGAGTTCATTGCTGTGACCTCTGCTGTCTCCGAGTACACCGTTCCCCAACTAACTTCAGAAGGGCTGCTGCCCAGCCTGGGTTGATCTGACCAGCCAGGGTGGTTGggctgttggggtggggggatttgGCTGTGCTCCTCAGTCCCAGCAGCCAGGCCTGCACCTGCATTAAGGAATCCAGGCTTCAAACCAATCTATTTGCTTTTTCAATACACTTTACAAaggcaggggatggggtggggtggggggagctggaaaaacaaaacaaaacaaaaaaagcacaaactatTATTTTCTTGTGGCTTTTTGgttagggaggggaggggagggagagggggagggggtcaTTTGCAGCCACCCTCACAAAATCCTTTTGAAGTTCTTCAAATAAGGAGAAGTAACTGCTGctaagtctttattttttctaaagccCCATTTACATTATGATTAAATACCTTCCTCAGGGCAGCATAAAGAAAGTCGTTAATCTATATAGCGCTCCAAAGAACCAATACATTCTAAACTTCTGTAGGATTTGTTACACCCTATTTTGTTACAGTAGGCCAGCTCCTCTCCGTCTAGGCACAgggctctccttccctcccccccttccccacctcctccaagaaaggaaataaagtaaaGGTCTTTCAGGGTAAACAAAACCAGCTGATTCTTCACAGAGAACCTATGAATagctggagaagaaaaaaaaaaaacttacaataaatggtgcatttttttctctgctgggTATAGTATTCAAGGCTCAGGGCAGTATTCAAACAGAGGTCCATTTTTTGCTCAGCAAGAGAGTTTAGAAAAGGAGCGTGGGGTCCATTCAGCGCTTTCCCCCTTCACAGTCGCTGGGTTCTATGAAACCTATCTTCCATGCCTTGTCGGAGTGTTTCTGGGGACCAATTAGTGCTTTGTCGCAAGGCTTCTTTGCTGAATCTTTGAGCAGCAAGAGAAAGCGCTCTCGACTCTCCCCTTATTTTGACCATTTCAGTCATTACTCGGTGTAATAATTAATATGACAACTGGACGCTCCAGTTTGTATAGAAACACCTCAGCTACAGGAGCCAGCGTGCAGTGGGTGGTAACGAGCTGCACATCAGCCCGagaagccacacacacaaaaaaaggattgaatggccagagagaaagagaaggaataaagataaaatagttGGCACAACGCAGAGGAACATAAAACAGACGcgaatggagagagggagggggaagggggcacAATtagaggggagggaaaaaaaaaaaacaccctaccGAGGTTAACttattttgaaactgttttctgaaTAGGACCACGGTTGTGAGGGGCCGGCTGTCAGCCCAGCGCCCCGTTCTCCCCCAACTTTCTGAACTCTTTTCAAACTCCGCGGGGAGTGGGGCGTTGGGAGGCGACGGTAGGGAGGAGAGTTGGAAGAAGGACTGCCACAACCTTTGGAGTCTCCCCCAGGTCCTTCTAAAAGGTGCACCCGACCAGCCACACCACCCAGCCCAAGTTCCCAGCTCCTTGTTCTTCTTGCATTTTTGCAAAAATCCTGTGCCCCGTGGCTCCACCTTCGGTAGGCTAGAGAGAGGATCGGACAGGAGAGTAGACGAGAGCTGAGGGCCCCACCATCTCCCTGCGGGTGAGTTTTGGGGAGAGGACGTTTCTGATGCACCCCAAGGACGCTGCAACGCGGCCTCGTGGAGCAGCGCCCCGCGGGGCCCTGGCGCGGAGGGTGCGTCCTCGGGAGCGCACAGCCTGACTGCGCGCTGCGTCCGGGTGCCCAAGTCCGCCCCGGGGTGGCGAACCGCTCCGTGACGGCATAATAAATAATTAGAGGGTTTAAGCGCGTTAGCCACAGCTCATGCTAATGAGCCAGATAAGGGCTCACTCTAACCCGAAGTGACAGTTTGCATATAGCGGGGAAGGGGGGGAAAAAGCCCGGTTATTTTTTCCCTAACTTGGCTGCTGCTTCTCAAATTCAGGCATCTCCAGGCCCCCGTTCCCCGGGTTCCCGCTCCTCACATCCCCCCACCTTCCATCCCACACACAGCACACACGCACTCCACCCGCTTTgacccttcctctgtcttcaccCCTCCCGGCCGCTGGGTGACATCGCAAAATCCGCGGGTGCCTGCGTCTGACCTGCCGGGCAAGTTCACTCCCAGTGCGAGCCGGCCAGTCTCAGCGCCCAGCGGAGACGGTTCGTGTGTCTTTCTTTACAAAGGATGGAACGCACCATGGCTCCATTCCTCGGGAAAGGACTTTGAGACTCGGGGTCAGAGGTCCCTGAGAGTTCCCGGGGCCCAGCACGCCCCTGGGTGCCTTCTGCGCTCAACCGGCGGGCGAGGGGCGCTACCTGCTGGGGCGAGGAATTCAGGCGCCCTGggccctggagctgcagctcctgaaaCGCTCCCGCTGCCTCCAGAAAACAGGGGCAGTTTGCCGAAGTGACTGAGGTCAGTCGTGTGTCCCCATTGTGTGGCCACGTGTCCTGTGTCCATCATCACCTCCCCGAAGTCCGAGCTCAGCCCGACTCCTTGCGGCGCGGCCCGGGAATGCTCTGGCCTGTAAATCAGCCGGCGGCTGCTAGCCGTCTGCACCTCTGCGTGGACCTGGCCGCTGGCTGCGCCCGCCGCCCAGGGGAAAGTTTGCTCTGCACCAGGTTAGCAAGGAAGCAACCGCTGCCAGGGTCCAGAGTCTACCTGGGAAACTGGGAACGTCGTGGTTAGTCTGTTAACCCTTTCCTCCACCACTTTCCCTAGACCTAGTATTTGCTCTCtttgaggggaggaaggggagggagagggagagggtgatTTCTGATGTAGGGTTATTTATTGGTGGGGAACCTTAAATAAACAGCAACAAAACCCACAATTAAATGAATTAGTACTTGCAAAATGCTGAGAACAGTGCCGGCACTCACTGCATGTAACAAACACTGTATATGGGTTTGTTAAATAAACCTAAGCATCCTGAAATACATCACAGGAGGTATGTGCTATTATCTAAGATGTTAGAAAATACTACTTCGATCCTCCAAAATGATCCAGGTTGATATGCTCACTGATCCATCAAATAACTACTGAGCATAATCAGAGAGAAATAAGACAGTTTGCCTTCAATGAGCTTCTAGTTTAGTAAACACAAAAGGACGGGTATAGGACAAGAAGCTCTTAAATTAAAACACagtaaaaaaccaaccaaccaaccaaacaaacaaaccccaaaaccaaaaaacaggagttcccgttatggctcagcagttacaaacccaactagcatccatgaggattcgggttcgatccctggctccactcagtggattaaggatcccaccttgcagcgagctgtggtgtaggttgcagatgctgtttggatcttcagttgctgtggcataggccgcagctgcagctctgattcaacccctagcctgggaacttccatatgctatgggtgtgggcctaaaatgcaaacaaacaaacaaacaaacaaaacccaaaacaaaaaaaccccccagaCAATGAAGAATCCTCTTCCCTCATGCTCCGTTAGTGTGGACTCCCAAGCTCCCTTATCTAAAGAAATATACAATCTAGGTAAAAAAGTGGACTTACTGATGCCAACACATCCAGCCCCTCTTCCTCTAGCAGATGGTCCACCCCCAGCTTCTCCCGTGTGACAGTTCATGAGCGGACACTAGTGAAGTAAACACACACGTACACCTTTAACTCCTATAGTGTAAAGTGCAGTGAAAAGGCGAGCCATTTGCAGTCATGACAGACTTCAGGATCTGGAACTTCCTTGTTCTGTGCCTTTGGGCAAATTGCTCACTCTCTTCTAGACTGTTGTCCATCTACA
Above is a genomic segment from Phacochoerus africanus isolate WHEZ1 chromosome 7, ROS_Pafr_v1, whole genome shotgun sequence containing:
- the ASCL1 gene encoding achaete-scute homolog 1 is translated as MESSAKMESGGGAGQQPQPQPQQPFLPPAACFFATAAAAAAAAAAAAAQSAQQPPPQAPQLSPAGDGQPSGGGHKSGPKQVKRQRSSSPELMRCKRRLNFSGFGYSLPQQQPAAVARRNERERNRVKLVNLGFATLREHVPNGAANKKMSKVETLRSAVEYIRALQQLLDEHDAVSAAFQAGVLSPTISPNYSNDMNSMAGSPVSSYSSDEGSYDPLSPEEQELLDFTNWF